In Pongo abelii isolate AG06213 chromosome 5, NHGRI_mPonAbe1-v2.0_pri, whole genome shotgun sequence, the DNA window ttttatttttatttacagtcCCAGCGGAAGGGCCCAGGTCCCCAAGTGGGTCTGCGTATCTCCAGAACACCATCTAAGTCACCTCAAGGCATGAAGCCTCCCTTGGGTGTACCTGCCAACGAGCCAATCGTTGGTTTCGCTGGAAGGCTCCACCTTGATCATGGCTCGCTGGTGGCCATTAATAAAACACTTTGAATTTCACAAGTTTCACGTTTGAATTTCACAAGACTTTATCTCACCAATCAGCCACACGCGGGTTGACACTGAAAGGCACATGCTGACACCTGTCCGCCCAGGGGAAATCTACCAGCTCTCTATTTTAGTGAGGGGGCGGCGTGTAGGCCGCGGAATTCTCTAACGAGCGCGTTTCTCTTCACCCCCTAGGCCCGCGTGGACCCCCGTCCACCCCCACACGCCCTGGGGGGGAGGCCGGACCCACACGCCCTGGAAGCCCCTAGAGGTGACTCTCCCTGGGACCCCTGTACCAGGGAAGAAGGATACCGCCACCCGTCACCACCCCCCGCGAGAAGCTCCTTCGTGACTCCTCTGTGCGTGCCTTCCCACACCTCCTCCGTCCGGGACTGCGAGGAGTGGGCGGGCGACTCGAGTTCGCAGCCCAGGCCTCCCACACACCCCTCCCTGCCGTCAGCACCCACCCGCGCGGCAGCGGCGGCTGGCGGGCGGCCGCCCTTTTAAATCCCCGGGCTCATTTGCATGGCCCCGCCCCCTGAGTGACACGGCTGGCGCGGGCGGGCCCGTCCCCCCTGCCCCTGGGTCGCTCTTTTTAAGCTCCCCTGAGCCGGTGCTGCGCTCCTCTAATTGGGACTCCGAGCCGGGGCTATTTCTGGCGCTGGCGCGGCTCCAAGAAGGCGTGAGTTCGCGGCCGCTCCGgtggcttcttttttttatatctataatttaattaaattatttatttattgaggccGCGCACGGGCCGTGCCCAGCTTCCTGCCCCTCGCCATCCTTCGGGGGAGGGGGAATATTTTTGTCCCCCCGCCTGGCTGTGACACATAAATACCCCGCGGGGGCCTGGGCGGCGAGCACGCGGCGGCGGCGGTCTCTGAGCGCCTCTGCTCTCTCTCCCGGTTTCAGATCCGCATTTGCTACCAGCGGCGGCCGCGGCGGAGCCAGGCCGGTCCTCAGCGCCCAGCACCGCCGCTCCCGGCAACCCGGAGCGCGCACCGCAGGCCGGCGGCCGAGCTCGCGGTGAGTCGTCCCCGGggcccgcggcggcggcggcggaggggGGCGCCCGCGCCCCCGCCCGCACGTCGCCCCTCCTGCGAGCCGCCCGGGGCTGCAGCGCGCGCCGCCGGCTTTATTCCCAGGCCGGGGCGGCGCGAGCCGGCGGCGGGGGAGGGCCGCGCGGCGcgggggcgggcggcggggcccGGCGGCGCGGGGAGGACGCCCGCACCCCTTCCCCCGCGCCGCGGGCGCCCTGCGGGGGGCGGGGACCCGGGAAAGGCGCGCGGTGGGGGAGGGGGCGCGCAGCTGCGGCGAGCGCGAGTTGTGCACCCGGCGGAGCCCGGAGGAGCCCGGCGCACCTCGCGCGGCGGCCGCTCCCGCTGGAGCCAGAGCCCGAGCCCGAGCCCGGGCCCGGGTGAGGGGCGGGGAGAGACACGGGCTGCGGCGCGGCGGCAGAGTGGGGGGTCGGGTGCCCCCCGCAGCTCAGGGAAGTTCTGGAAGTGAGGGGGTTGGGGAGGAACCCCGAAATTCGGCCCTACGCCCTCTCGGCCTTTCTCTCGCGCCCCCTCCGCAGATGAGGCCGGAGCGCGGGCCTGGGTTTGGGGCTTCACCCCGACCCCACCTCTGGCCTGGCCCGCGCCTCTTCAGCCCCAGGGGCCGGGCCTGCCCTCCGCCCCCACAAACTGGTTTCGCTGCTTTGCTGGGCTCTGTTGGAACTAGTCCCTTTGACTCCccgtttctattttattttcttctggggCTTTATTTTGCggggaggggacagagagagGGGGCTTTCTTCCTCTCCCCCGCGCCCGCGCGCGCCAGGTTTCCTGCCCCAAGGCGGGCTTGGGTGCCCCCTCTGGCAGGAAGTGGGGCCGGGTGCACCCGCGTGGCGGTGCATGCGGTCGGGGTGCGCTGCTTTCCCGCGCCTGCAGGAGCGGCCTGCGCCCCTCCCCCCCGCGCGCCCTGGCCCCGGGTCCCGCCGGCCGGCCTGCAACGGCCGGGCGCAGACACTTGCAGAGTCACCCTCGGGCCGGGTCTGGAGCCTGATGTCTCGGGGGCTTAGCCTTAGCCGCTAGGCGGGTAGGCAAAGTGTCGTGTTGACCGGGTCACCGGGAACCTACTTTTTCCTGCTCGCcaatttgctgtgtgaccttaggcaactCATAAGGCTTCTCTGGGCTACCTTTTTACGGGGGACGGGGAAGAAAACAAGGGAACCCCCAAGATAATTTCCTAGGGCCTTTCCTGCAGAGTACTTAAGTATTTGAGGAGCACACTTTGCATGCACAGTGTATGAAGGAGACAGGCTTGAGGCCCAAGCGGGATTGGGGTTAGGCCCTAAATGTAGTTCCTCCAAGACAGGCCTCTGATGTTCAGAAACAGGTGGAAAAGACGAGCGTTTCTTGGCCTCACTGGAAAGGGCTTCGGGCCTTCATTTAGTTCGTGGGGGGTTGGCTGAGGGGGATTAAAGGGTCCCCAGCAGCAAGAGGTGGGGGGAGGCACCAGATGGTATGAGAGCTTCCAGGGAGACCCGCCAAGATCTCCAGGCAGGCCGGGCCAGGCTCTCTGGGATTCCGAACTGGCTTCGCCCAACTGGAACCCCCTCGATGAGGGGGCCCCAGGCAGACCTTATATGAGGTCAGCACTCGTTTAGTTGATTAATTTTGATGTTTAGTTTGAAGGGGGACCTGTGGTGTAATATAAGATTCTAATCACTGCCTGTAATTGCAGAGCAGGCCAAGCCACTAATGACGGAGCAGGATAAATCACCAACCACCTTGTTTAAAAGGGTCTCCAAGTCTGAAACATTATAAGATAGAATAATTACCAAAGTCCCGCTGTCTGGAGGGTCTCTTGATGCTTGAAAATGGAGGTCCTGGGCCCTCCAGAAATCAcaagattgcaaaaatgtttttttcctctcattggggtaaaaactctttttcttctttttttttttctcttaaattagaCATGGGGGTCCCACCggattgtccaggctggtctcgaactcctgacctcaagcagtcctcctgccttggcatcccaaagtgctgggattacaggcatgagtcacctcacctggcccaTAAATCATTTTCAAATGGTCTAGTTCTTATTTTGGTTAGAGTGAAgatttctttctattattttaagtttttctaaaCTATTACCTAGTTTGATCCTTGAAGCAGTCAGGAGGTAGTTCAGGCAGGTACCTTATAATTACCTTGATCTTACAGATTGAGAGGGTTTCAGAAGTGGAGCCGCTTGGGCCCACCCCTTACCATGGCAGGCAGGGATTGGTTACTGGAAAAATGTGTAGCCTAGGCCTCCGGCGTCTCATCCATCTGTAGCCTGGGGATGATAAGGACTAGGATGAAGATGTGGAGGACTGTCCTTTCTAAGCCTGTAGTACAGGGTATTCCCAAATACAGGTTGCAGGCCCTCCTTCCAATGAGAAGTTTTAGGAAAACTCAAAATTGATGGGGTTAATTAAACCCCAACAGGCCTCTGAGAAGAAGGAAGATGCTAGAAAATGACCAAGAAGGTTTTAGGATGAGCCCTAAACCTCATCCTAAAGGATGAGGGCCAGCCAGGGTCTGTTAGGTGGTACATTTCAGTTGAAGAATtccctacccatctgacaaagtcCCATCTGACTCCAGTTGGGCAGAGGAGGGCTAAGGGGAAAGAGGAGGGTGGCCTTTGGCTTTGGGCTCACTTTCCTCCCACACCTCACCCACTAGCTTCAaccatctcctccctccctcaatTATACCAGTCTTTGAATCCTCCAGGGATTTACCCTGGGTGAGAACAGAGAAGAGAGCTGGTGGGTGGGCACCACCCCTGGCTATGTGATTGACTCTTTTTGGTCCTGAGTCTTGCACCTTGCCAGATAGGCAATATTGTCAGTGAGGCGGGCAGGGGATCAATGTCCATAGCTGCCAGATCGCAAGGTCTCATTCTTTCCGTTTTCCCACTGAACTGCGTAGGCTGGATTTTCTCTTAAAGAGAAAGGGCAGCAGTTGGCTACAGAAGGAGGGGATGCTGGCAATATGTCAGACCCCACCTCCCCACACCTTTGCCCCAGGGCGGCCTCACCCATGTAGCTAGGTCTGGGCTGGCTGTACCTCCTGGGACCCCCCCACCACGCTCCGTTGGGGCGGTGTTAAGGCAGGACAACAAAGAGCCCTTCTGAACAGGAGATAGATAAGGAGCTGATTAGGGCCAACGGCCCTTCCCCGCCCTTGGCAGCATCTGGGGGTGGGCAGAcccctccatcctgggcagaGTAGGAGGCCTGGGGGCCCCTGGGAGCACAATTTTCTGCAGTGTGCCTTGAAGGTGTGGGTGATGAGGGGGTAGAAAGTGGCTGAAGTGAGATGTTTGTCTAAAAGCACTTTTCTGTCTCCCAGCATCCCAGCCATCACTCTTCCACCTGCTCCTTAGAGAAGGGAAGATGAGCGAGTCGAGCTCGAAGTCCAGCCAGCCTTTGGCCTCCAAGCAGGAAAAGGACGGCACTGAGAAGCGGGGCCGGGGCAGGCCGCGCAAGCAGCCTCCGGTGAGTCCCGGGACAGCGCTGGTAGGGAGTCAGGTGGGTGTCCAAACCTTTGCTTCACTCGGTTTACCCTTTGGGGCTAGGGAGGTGCCTGGAGTTTCATTCAGCAGGCGAGAACGTGCATAGAGGGTGCAGAATGACTCTGCGCAGTAAGCGTGTGGGTATGTCCTCCCACCTGTGTGTACTCCTGCCCCACTTGCAACTCTGGTCAGATCTCTCGAGACCCCAGGAGAGAACCGGGGGCCGAGGAATTCAAGATGAATTCTGAAGCCAATGGCAGAAAGTCCAAACCTAAAGCACCCCAGAGGTCACGTAGCCAGTGCTTACTTGAAACACTcacctttttcttaatttccaatCCACTGTGGACCagtgattttaaaatgcagtaaAGATGAATGAACAAAAATGAACATAGAAGCCCAGGGTTTTTAATCATTAGATTCAGTGCACATAAAATGATTTTTGTCAATTTGCTATAGTTTCTGAATACTTATGGTTGATTCTTGTACTTCCTCATCCCAGGTGAGAAACGGGTGCCTGTGTGAGCCAGCACCTGTTTATGCACAGGCCATGTTATGAGTAGTTCTGGAATGGGCATTGCCCCTGGCTCTTTAGATGGAAATTGAAGCCCAAGAAGTCAAAAATGTTGGAGAGTTGGTGGCAGTGACCCTCAGAACCCTGGTGCTGCTCTCCCCACAAGGTCCTTATAGAAGGATGAGGCTGCCAGCCTGGCGCCGTGGGGCACCTTAGGGAGCATGGCCACTTGGGCTTGGGGGGACCCCATATTGGCCTCTTACAGAGGCAGCTGTCACCCAAGTGAGGGGTGGCTGTTGGTGAAGCCCAGCTACTTCCCTTCCCTGGGAAAGAGGTAAGAGGAGTTGAGTTTGACCTCTGCCCCTTAAACATGATACAGGTTGTTCACCTCCAGGTTTTCCCTGTCCGTAAGGTGGAGAGTGGTCTGTGCTGACCTGGGCCTAGGGAGACATGAGCTGTGAGGAGTCTGCTGCGTTGGAATTCGGCAGCCACCTTCAGAGCCTGGGGTGGGGTCATTTGTCCTCTTAGCCtagctccctcagcctcccctcctACCCCACCTGTTAGCCATGGTTAGTGGGAGGTATCAGGAGGGGTGCAGAGTTACTGGACCCTGGTTATAGACAGCCCATGGGCGGCCCCCTAGGAAACAGTAGCTGGCACGCCTTCACCACACACCTTATATGCATTATGCAGCAGCTTTTTATTCTATCTACGGCGTATTAAAATTTCAGTGGGAATGATGGCAGGGATCTCTGGAGTCCGGCTATAATTCCCCTTCTCTGGGGGCAGCCTGCACGGGCTCCAGGTTTGCAAGTGCAGGCAGGGAGTGTGTGTCCAGCATAGGTCATCTGAGAGGGTGGGCAGTGATCATGGCCCAGTGCTAGATAACCATACATTACCCATTTAATCTCCATGACACCCTGCGAGGGAAGTCTTCaccatttatagatgaggaaactgaggctccagcaTTAAGTGTCCCACCCAAGATCAGTGTCAGAACTGAGACTTGGGCAGAGCCACCTAACAGTGTCTTTCTGTCCCCAGAATGCCTTTCCTAGGGGTCTTCTGGGCTCTTGTCATTTTGCGTCTTAGAAACCTGCAGGGAAGCAAGGGGAGAGGTGGGAGGCACTTTGCAAAGATGCTCAAACTGGAGCTTTGCATCCTGAAGGGATTCCTAGGTCAGGAATGGTTCGTGGTTCTTGGTTCTTGCTGACTTAACCTTGTtgaggaggcagagggctgtgTCTTCTGAGGGGGTGGAAACAGGTGGTGACTGTCCCTGACTACCCCCTCTGTCTTTACAGAAGGAGCCCAGCGAAGTGCCAACACCTAAGAGACCTCGGGGCCGACCAAAGGGAAGCAAAAACAAGGGTGCTGCCAAGACCCGGGTGAGACTTGAGATGGGACCACCCCTGGGTGAATGACTAGCAGAGGATCCTCTTGTTGGCTCCATGGTCACGGCTATGGGGAGGTCTGGGAAGGGGCTCGGTCATCCCAGTTGTGTACCCCCTTCCCTGGTACAGGGATGGCAATGAGTCTTTGCTAACTGGGGAGAGTGGGGCGATGACTAAGGTCTTACTTCTGGGGGGTTGGTCCTGCCCAGGACACAGCGGAGATCAGGTCAGAAGTCCCACAGCTTTCCTGATCTAGAGAAAGGCAGAGTGGGAAGAATGGAGGGTCCCTGCCAGCCCCTGGGCTGAGAATGTTACCTTCTCTTGGGGTCCCCTGGAACCTGAAGGGGTGGGGACAAGCAGCAAAGGCCAGATTCGCAGTGGCATTAGCCTTTCagaaaagttgttttgttttttattttattttttctaagacaCGACTCATATCCTCTGAGTCATGGGCGGAGGTGGGAGTAGGGGgcgtgtgtgtgttgagggggcAAATGTGGCTGGCCAGTCATCGCCAGCTGGACTTGGGTGAGCCTGTTGGGTGAGAGTGTTGGGTCACCCTGAACAGGCAGGTAGGTCTGCCCCCCATCACCATGGGGCATCGGGTGAGCACTGTTGAGCATTTTGGACTTAGGAGATATTTTCTCTAACCCTCTAGAAAACCACCACAACTCCAGGAAGGAAACCAAGGGGCAGACCCAAAAAACTGGTAGGTGAAGAAGCAGACTGCTGCTTGCCTCCTGGGCTCTTTTGAGTGAGGGTGTTAAGAGTACACAGTACCTGATGCTATGCACCCCCTATGGAAAGGCTCTCCCTGACCTGCTGGGACATCAGATTTTACAGAAGTCCAGAGAGGGGAAGGTACCTGGCCTGGGCTGTGCCTATGAGAAGTGAGGGGTCCCAGGTACAAATCAGACCAcatccccctgccctgccctgccctagtTGTGTGTGGGGGTCCCTCCCTTTCCTGCTCCTAGAATACTCAGAACGTCTAGGGGAGATCTTGGAAGTCATTTAGCCTGTGTCCCCCTCAAttagagatgaggaaaggaaGCCATAGGGTGATGGTTTGTCCTTCTTATGATCCTCTGGAGAAGAGAAACAGCAAAGGAGCTGGGCCCTGGGAGGGGTCGGTGCTAGAGTTCTGATGTGACCCACCACACTGCACTGGAGGGCACCATCCAATTCTGGGTCCCCAAACAGCTGGTGGAAAGGCTCGGTGGGCTGAGTCAAGAGGCTGCCTCTAGGGGGCCACTGCAGTTAGGGTCACCCCAGCCTTCCAGCTCCTGGCCCTCTCCTACCCCAAGCCTGCCCCCTCAAATCCCTGAAGCTGTCATTCCTCGAGCTGAGCCATTGCTGGGGTGGAGGGGTTAGGGGGTGCTGCTGGCCAGGCCCCAAGAGTGAGTAACAGGAAACAAGTTGTTTTGGAGTTTGTGCCTGGCACGGGGGCTGTAGCCCCGTGTGGTGTCCCGACATTCCCGCCCAGTGAGTGAGCCCCGGCGGCACACacttccccttcctccccaccccggCCTAGGGTCAGCCCTTGGCCACCCCGGAGGGCCAGGGCACCACAGCACAGCATCTGCCCCTGTGGGCCAAGGACCTGGTTCCCCTGCACCCACCAGAGGGCTCTTGCACCTTCCAGTCACCCCTTCCCATTTCCTCCCCCAGCCACCTCGTCCCCcacctcctcttctcccctaggGAGTCAGTCACGTCCTGAAGCTCAGTGCTGCCCTGAGCTCTGCCCTCCTGCCCTCCGTGGGCCTGGGGGCCAAGGGGGCTTGGCTCCTGGCTCTGGGTGAGAGCAGCATGTGTGTGgggttttttcctccttttaaattctttttatgaaTGAAGCCGGGCCGTGGAGGTTGCTGAGTCACCCACACACTCAGCCCTGACTCATCCCTCTTCAGGAGAGCCGGGGAGTGCAGGGAGCGGGTGGGGGCCAGCCTCTGGGGGTGGAAGAGGGGGACCGGGCCAGAGCTCACACCAACAACTGCCCACCTcacaggagaaggaggaagaggagggcatCTCGCAGGAGTCCTCGGAGGAGGAGCAGTGACCCGTGCGTGCCGCCTGCTCCTCACTGGAGGAGCAGCTTCCTTCTGGGACTGGACAGCTTTGCTCCGCTCCCACCgcccctgccccttccccaggCCCACCATCACCACCGCCTCTGGCCGCCACCCCCATCTTCCACCTGTGCCCTCACCACCACACTACACAGCACACCAGCCGCTGCAGGGCTCCCATGGGCTGAGTGGGGAGCAGTTTTCCCCTGGCCTCAGTTCCCAGCTCCCCCCGCCCACCCACGCATACATACATGCCCTCCTGGACAAGGCTAACATCCCACTTAGCCGCACCCTGCACCTGCTGCGTCCCCACTCCCTTGGTGGTGGGGGACATTGCTCTCTGGGCTTTTGGTTTGGGGGCACCCTCTCTGCTCCTTCACTGTTCCCTCTGGCTTCCCATAGTGGGGCCTGGGAGGGTTCCCCTGGCCTTAAAAGGGGCCCAAGCCCCATCTCATCCTGGCACGCCCTACTCCACTGCCCTGGCAGCAGCAGGTGTGGCCAATGGAGGGGGGTGCTGGCCCCCAGGATTCCCCCAGCCAAACTGTCTTTGTCACCACGTGGGGCTCACACTTTTCATCCTTCCCCAACTTCCCTAGTCCCTGCACTAGGTTGGACAGCCGCCTTCGGCTACAGGAAGGCAGGAGGGGTGAGTCCCCTACTCCCTCTTCATTGTGGCTGCAGCCCCCTTGCCCTCCGCCTGGGATCTGAGTACATATTGTGGTGATGGAGATGCAGTCACTTATTGTCCAGGTGAGGCCCAAGAGCCCTGTGGCCGCCACCTGAGGTGGGCTGGGGCTGCTCCCCTAACCCTACTTTGCTTCCGCCATTCAGCCATTTCCCCCTCGTCAGATGGGGCACCAATAACAAGGAGCTCACCCTGCCCGCTCCCAACCcccctcctgctcctccctgccccccaaGGTTCTGGTTCCATTTTTCCTCTGTTCACAAACTACCTCTGGACagttgtgttgttttttgttcaATGTTCCATTCTTCGACATCCGTCATTGCTGCTGCTACCAGCGCCAAATGTTCATCCTCATTGCCTCCTGTTCTGCCCACGATCCCCTCCCCCAAGATACTCTTTGTGGGGAAGAGGGGCTGGGGCATGGCAGGCTGGGTGACCGACTACCCCAGTCCCAGGGAAGGTGGGGCCCTGCCCCTAGGATGCTGCAGCAGAGTGAGCAAGGGGGCCCGAATCGACCATAAAGGGTGTAGGGGCCACCTCCTCCCCCTGTTCTGTTGGGGAGGGGTAGCCATGATTTGTCCCAGCCTGGGGCTCCCTCTCTGGTTTCCTATTTGCAGTTACTTGAATAAAAAAAATATCCTTTTCTGGACTGGAGTCTCCTGTGGTGTGTGCCCCTAAAGCCTGGGGCAGGTAGGATGGGTGACACTTGTGTTCTGGCCCCCATCCCTCAGGCtgcaggaagggaggggaaatAGCACTGGAGTCACCTCGGGGAAGGTCATTTTAAGCCTCTTGATGAAATCAAAACCCCTAGccacaaaacattttatttacaaaatatatactGAATACTATACATCTGGCCCCATCACCATGGAAACAACTCCAATGCCCGCCTGGGGATTTATGCCCAAGCCAAGCCCAGGAGGGCGAGAGAAAGCAAAGGTGTCTACCAGCCGCCCCCATCCCAGAAGGAAAACCTCTTCCCATGAGTACCTGTGGGTGGGCAGTGAGCTCAACACCCACAAAGGGCAAAAGGCCTGGGGGCAGTGAGGTGATGGTGAGGGCATGGGAAGCAGATGCTGctgagggtgggtggagggagaaatggagaccCAGCACCCAGCAGGGGGAGCTAGGTGATGGCAGGGGAAGCAGACCGACAGCAGGGCCCCAGGCAGTCCAGGACCCCAGGCTCTGAAGGGTGGGGCAAGGGGGTCAGGTCACGTCTTGACATCCAGCAGCGGCATCCGCTTGTGCTGGTAGCCACTCTGCCAGCCATGTACCACCTGTCGGGGAGGAGACCACACCACAAGGCTGGGCTGTGTTCCCTGGGAGTACTCAGCACCCAGTTACAGCCCAACTAAGCAGAACCAGGCTCTGGTTTCAGTGTGGACGAGTATGGCTGGGAACAGGGCTGGCCCCCACCTTGCCTCATTCTCCCCCTGGCCCCCAAGTGCTCACCTTGGGGTCTCCCATGTCAGAGAGCAGCTCCTGCTCAGCCTCATGCAGTTCCTCAGCTGGGTCATAGCTGTACATGGGGAGCAGGTGATGGCGCAGCCTGTCCACcctggggagcaggggaggggacTCAGGAGGCCCCCCCAACCCTCATCAAACACCTGGCTGCCCCGTCTCTCCTCCCTTTCCCAGGCAGGGGCAATTCCAGTGGGTGCCTTTTGGGACACACTGTACCTCCAAGAATACAACCCTGATTCTACAAAGGGGCTTTCCCCAGTGAGTAAcctgaggctggggcagggaaaaCAAATTTCAGGTTTGTATCAGGATGGCTGAGGGACATCTTACAGAAAACTCAGAGCCTATGAGCAGGAATTTCAGAATGGGTGTGGGGTTAGGGTGGGTGGGGGACAGGGACACTCACCGCTTTTTCTTCTGTACATACATTACCTGCAACAGAGACACAGCACTGTGGGGGCTGCTGAGCCCAGGAAGGCCCACAAGCAGAGAGAGGCCCACCTCCACACCCTTCACTCCCTTAACAGGacagtggggactctgtgcaGATTGGACCAGGCCCACCCAGCCCCTGCCTTAGCAAagctgtgggtgtgtgtgtgtgtatatgagggCTCCTTAccacagccaccaccaccccGACCAGGGTGATGAGGAAGAAGGGCCCCAACACATAGCCCACCATGGAGTCGCTGTTGGCCTGGGGggcactgggcacagtggtgttACTCATGACATCAGCAGCCGGAGGGCTGGGTGGTCAGCATGGGCAGTGGTGCTTCGGGAGGGCGCCTCCACTGGGCTccctggggaggaggaagggaggttaTCAGTTGCACCCAGGTGACATCCAGACTCTGGATCCCTCCCCCAGAGCTGGAGATCTATGAAAACTGGTCCCAGGTCAAATCCTGGGAGGAGGGATCCTCCAGGTAGATGTACTGGGTGTGACCCTCCAGTAAGTCTTGGCAAAACCTGGCAGGAAAGGGGATCAAGGGAAGGCCTGGATCCAGGGCTGAGTCTTGCCCTACTCCTATCCCTAAATCAGGGTGGGGCCCAGCTCAGATGCTGGCCAAACATTTACAAGTCTCAACTTTTGGAGAAAGATTAAGTGCAGGTTTCATGCGCCTGCCCCAACCCTTTTGGGGCATTGGGCTGCCAGCACCTGTCCAGTGGAGCAAAACGGGTAAATGAGGTCTAAAGGATGGacctgcactgcagccagggctgagatgggagcatcTGAAGGAGCCCGTTTCCATCCTGGTCCAATCCCACTTCAAGCGATGGACTCCATGCCTGGGTTCTATGCCCTTGTCCCTAGTGTCATCTCAGACATACAGTCCAAACACCCTCTCCCCCATCTGTCTCGTGTGCCAGGGTGGACACGAGTGGGTAAAGCTGGATTGTATCTTCAAGATGATGTCACCTTCCTCTTGTCTCCACCCGGAGCTCCGCCCAGGTCCCTCCCCTCCTGGCCTGAGCTGACAGGCAGAGGTGGAGAGGGTCAGTCCCCATCGACAGAAGCAAAGAGATCGTCCTGGGGCAGTTTGCACGCTGATGGCCCAAGGTCCGCGACCCAGGTTCGCTTGAGTCTCTATCAGAGGGCAAGGTATGAGCGACCTACACCCGTGTCCTTAGGGCACGGGGCACCGAGCTTGCCCTTACCCAGTCGTATGCTCATCGTCCCAGGTCAAGGGGGCAAGCCAGGGTGGGGAGGGCGTCAGGCCGCTGCTAGGATGCGGGCCAGCAACAGCGGACAGGAGGTGGTTCCCACGGCGCTGGGAGGCTCAGGACGGAGGTGGGGGTGTTGGGGGATGCGGATGGGCCGCCCCGCGCCCTAACATCCTGGAAGCCCGTCACCCCGAGGCGTGGACCCGTGCCGGCGCTCTGCAGCCCAGCCGGCCTGGCCATGCCTTACCTCCCGCCGCTGCAGCCCCGACAGGAACGCCCTCGGTTGGCTCCCGGGCCCCGGAAAAGCCGTCAGGCGCGTGATCAAAGGACCCGGGGAAATGGGCCGGGCCTCAGCACCCGGGCGCAGCCAATCCGGTAGCGGAAAGCCGGTGGCCTGGAGATT includes these proteins:
- the SMIM29 gene encoding small integral membrane protein 29 isoform X3, with the translated sequence MSNTTVPSAPQANSDSMVMYVQKKKRVDRLRHHLLPMYSYDPAEELHEAEQELLSDMGDPKVVHGWQSGYQHKRMPLLDVKT
- the HMGA1 gene encoding high mobility group protein HMG-I/HMG-Y isoform X2 yields the protein MSESSSKSSQPLASKQEKDGTEKRGRGRPRKQPPKEPSEVPTPKRPRGRPKGSKNKGAAKTRKTTTTPGRKPRGRPKKLEKEEEEGISQESSEEEQ
- the HMGA1 gene encoding high mobility group protein HMG-I/HMG-Y isoform X1, whose product is MSESSSKSSQPLASKQEKDGTEKRGRGRPRKQPPVSPGTALVGSQKEPSEVPTPKRPRGRPKGSKNKGAAKTRKTTTTPGRKPRGRPKKLEKEEEEGISQESSEEEQ
- the SMIM29 gene encoding small integral membrane protein 29 isoform X1 → MSNTTVPSAPQANSDSMVGYVLGPFFLITLVGVVVAVVMYVQKKKRVDRLRHHLLPMYSYDPAEELHEAEQELLSDMGDPKVVHGWQSGYQHKRMPLLDVKT
- the SMIM29 gene encoding small integral membrane protein 29 isoform X2, with the protein product MSNTTVPSAPQANSDSMVGYVLGPFFLITLVGVVVAVVMYVQKKKRYDPAEELHEAEQELLSDMGDPKVVHGWQSGYQHKRMPLLDVKT